One Harpia harpyja isolate bHarHar1 chromosome 11, bHarHar1 primary haplotype, whole genome shotgun sequence genomic window, ACACACTAATCCTCAGAGAAATCATTCTGTTGCTAGAACACACACCCGCTGCAGCAAAACAAGCCAGGATCAGAGCTACATCACACACAAGTGGGCTCCAAAACACAGCTCAGAGGTGTTCTACAACGGAAGTGAACAACCCTCTCCTACCCAAGTGGGGGCAATTGAAAGCTCTCCTCTTGCTAAACCCAGCCTCATCTCCACAGTGGTTCTGGTGCTTAAAAAGCAGGCTTAAGAGTTTTGGCAACAGAGACCACGTTTTTCCCTCACCTGGCAGCGACATCAGTGGCAATAAGAATCTTAAAGATGCTGGACTTGAACTTTGCTAAAGCTGCAAATCGTTGCCGCTGTGAAGAGAAAAGTCTGTATGAGGGATGTTGTGATCCACAGGAGCTGTAGGACTTGGACAGACGTCTGGCTCAGGGATGGAGCTGGAAGCATCCATCTCCCAGATCTGTCCATCACTCACCTGCTTCATCATGGAATGCAGAGCTATAGAAGGAAAGTTGTATTTCCTAAGCATCATGTTCAAGACCTGGCAGTcccttgaagggaaaaaaaacaaacaaacaaacaaaaaatcagaatGTAACAGGGAAATGTAAAGCTGATGGATCAGGACAGAGCTGGGCTTCTTCGAGAAGCCCTCCCACTACAATTACCACAACACGGTTCGTTACTGAAGCACTCTGACAGTAGGGAACAGGACACCCACTGCACATCCACCCACCCCAGAGAGTGACGGAGTTCCCACTTGCACTCGGGGGAATGTCACCAGCTCCGTGGCTCAATCCCAGTCACTTGAACCACCCAAAGGAAGGGAACAGCCCAGGGGAGCAGACAGTGCTATTTTCCCTGTCCCTTTTCCAGTATCCATCAGCATGAGGAAAGGAAGATGCAGGGAGTTAAAGCAGCTTGACCTTCTGGCATACTACTTTTCTGGGTGGCCCTTCAGCCCCAGATTGCTCAAAGGGAAAGGTGTTTCTCCACCAAATTTCAGAATAGACTAAGGAAGCAAATACCGTCCCAGCCTAACACCCAATACAGTGCGAATCTGGAATCTGAACTAGAAACATAAAGGCAAGTCTACATTAAGAGCAATCATGAGGAACAATGCACTCACTTGCAGGTTTTAGTAAAGATAATAATAGACCAGTCTTCGTGCTCGTCCTGGAAGGTCTGGATTAAATGGACAAGGTATGCGTCCTTGACTGCTTCGGGTACAAGCAAGTAGCGCTGGTCCAATTCATCCACTGTCCGCACCCTGTTGGGAGGGGAAGGCAAAGCACCAAGAAGTACCGGTTTGGTAAGTGAAAACGGAACACAAGGGAGATGAAACATAGGAGACAAGATAACAGAGAGGAAATGGGATTCTTCATCTACTCGGTAGAGTGGATGAGGACTTACTCGGACACAGCCTCCCAGAAGAATGGTCTGTTCGCGGCCAGGCCCTTCAGCTCGTTCAGCGTATCGGTCAGCGTGGCGCTGAACAGCAATGTTTGTCTGCGTGCCGGAACAGCCTCCAGAATCACCTCCAGGTCCGCGGTGAAgtcagcacagccctgctccaacAACCGGTCAGCTTCGTCCAAAACCTAggcacagctgaaaataaatgagTTCATCTGCATGCAGACCTACAGAGCTAAAAAAATCTtagaagcataaaaaaaaaaaacaaacccttggAAAACTGCCTTACCAAGAACTTTAGCTTTTTCAGGCTGAAAGTGTTGGAACTGCGGAGGTGATCTGCCAGCCTGCCGGGAGTAGCGATGACAACGTGGGGTTTCCGGGAGAGCTCCAGTGCCTGTGCCACCATGTCTGCAACAAGAACCGCAGAGCCCAGTTACGGCTAACTGAATGCAGATCCTAAAATCGTTTCGTCCTTAATGCTGGAAAACCTCACTCTCCTCATTCCCACCGGCCTCCGGCTGCCTTGGACACTGGATAACACCTCCTcagcatgaagaaaacaaaccctGTGGGAAGAGAACCTCCCCGGATGCTCTGCTTTTTCCCAGCCCGACCCTACCAGAGCCGGACGGGGATGGCGGAGGCTCCGGCCCCCCACCGGGTAGCGGCACTCACCCAGGCCGCCCACCACCACACAGTCCTTCAGGCCGAGGGGCTTCCCCAGGACGCGGAATTGCTCGGCGATCTGGTACGCCAGCTCCCTGCCGGGGAAAAGAAAGCTTGAAGCGGGACCGGTCTCCGCCGTGGGGACCGACTGTCCCGGTTACGGGCCCTCCCGGAGCCGCTCCGTACCTGGTGGGCGTCAGCACCAAGCAGAAAATACCGTAGGGATCCTCGGAGAGCACCTGCAACACGGGCAGCACGAAGGCCGCCGTTTTCCCCGCTGCCCGTCTTGGCGCAGCCCAGGCAATCGCGACCTGCGAGGGAGACAGAAAAGACCGGGATCCTGAGTCGGCCGTTAACGGCGGCGGAAGCGGACACCGGGGGACCGGGAGCGCTTACCTTGCAACACGGGCGGGATGCAAGCGGCCTGCACGGGCGTGGGTCGGTTCAACCCCACCTGCCGCGCCTGCTCCGCCAGCCACGGCGCCAGGCCCAGCGCCCGGAACTCCGC contains:
- the DDX49 gene encoding LOW QUALITY PROTEIN: probable ATP-dependent RNA helicase DDX49 (The sequence of the model RefSeq protein was modified relative to this genomic sequence to represent the inferred CDS: deleted 1 base in 1 codon), which gives rise to MAEFRALGLAPWLAEQARQVGLNRPTPVQAACIPPVLQGRDCLGCAKTGSGKTAAFVLPVLQVLSEDPYGIFCLVLTPTRELAYQIAEQFRVLGKPLGLKDCVVVGGLDMVAQALELSRKPHVVIATPGRLADHLRSSNTFSLKKLKFLVLDEADRLLEQGCADFTADLEVILEAVPARRQTLLFSATLTDTLNELKGLAANRPFFWEAVSEVRTVDELDQRYLLVPEAVKDAYLVHLIQTFQDEHEDWSIIIFTKTCKDCQVLNMMLRKYNFPSIALHSMMKQRQRFAALAKFKSSIFKILIATDVAARGLDIPTVQVVINHNTPGLPKIYIHRVGRTARAGRKGIAITLVTQYDIHLVHAIEEEIKLKLQEFSVEERFVLDILTQVNVTRRECEIELEGMDFDEKKEINKRKQMILEGKDPDLEAKRKAELAKIKKKNKQCREKVQQTLQKKKQLQLKRKLQKKMERRNKLHAKEEK